In Haloplanus rubicundus, one DNA window encodes the following:
- a CDS encoding DUF7331 family protein gives MNTDHSDSGPVPADDRRRYGELTIDTGECIIYDRENCRAWIQSTVAASLGELD, from the coding sequence ATGAACACGGACCACAGCGACTCCGGCCCTGTGCCGGCCGACGACCGACGACGATACGGCGAGTTGACCATCGACACCGGCGAGTGTATCATCTACGACCGCGAGAACTGTCGGGCGTGGATTCAGTCGACGGTGGCGGCGTCGTTGGGGGAGTTGGACTGA
- a CDS encoding tyrosine-type recombinase/integrase produces MSDLDPLSPEEGVRLYLDAKKDDLAAETLKSQEYRLNAFVQWCNEEGIENLNELSGRDVYAYRVWRREGQGEGRESVAPITLRGQLATARAFLRFCGDIEAVPPDLYDRVPLPTLSNGEEVSDSTLDPDHVAAILDYLSQFKYATRDHLIVLLGWHTGARLGGLRGLDLGDVDLDGDHPRVSGPAVHFVHRPETGTPLKNKDKSTRWNRISEYVAEVIRDYLKETRDDVTDEYGREPLFTTRNGRPVPSTIRESLYRVTRPCWRNEPCPHDRDIEDCEATNIQKATRCPSSRSPHDLRSGRVTFYRRQNVPRRIVEDRLNASENILDKHYDRRSEPEKAEQRSEYLPDF; encoded by the coding sequence GTGAGCGATCTCGATCCGCTTTCGCCCGAGGAGGGTGTTCGACTGTACCTCGACGCGAAGAAGGATGATCTCGCTGCGGAGACGCTGAAAAGTCAGGAGTACCGCCTCAATGCGTTCGTTCAATGGTGCAACGAGGAGGGCATCGAGAACCTGAACGAACTCTCTGGTCGTGACGTGTACGCCTACCGTGTGTGGCGTCGGGAAGGCCAAGGCGAAGGCCGTGAATCGGTTGCCCCGATCACGCTTCGTGGACAGCTGGCAACGGCGCGCGCCTTCCTCCGGTTCTGTGGTGATATCGAGGCGGTCCCTCCCGATCTCTACGACCGCGTTCCTCTGCCGACTCTGAGCAACGGGGAAGAGGTGAGCGACAGTACGCTCGACCCCGATCATGTCGCGGCGATCCTCGACTACCTGAGTCAGTTCAAGTACGCGACCCGCGATCACTTGATCGTCCTACTCGGCTGGCACACCGGTGCCCGCCTCGGCGGCCTTCGCGGGCTCGACCTGGGCGACGTGGATCTCGACGGCGACCATCCCCGAGTTTCGGGACCGGCCGTCCATTTCGTCCACCGTCCGGAAACCGGGACGCCGCTGAAAAACAAGGACAAGAGTACGCGCTGGAATCGAATCAGCGAGTACGTCGCTGAGGTCATCCGCGACTACCTCAAGGAAACCCGTGATGATGTGACCGACGAGTACGGACGGGAGCCGCTATTCACGACGCGAAACGGTCGTCCAGTTCCGTCGACGATTCGGGAGTCGCTCTATCGAGTGACGCGTCCCTGCTGGAGAAACGAACCGTGCCCGCATGATCGGGATATCGAGGACTGTGAAGCGACGAATATACAGAAGGCCACCAGGTGCCCTTCGTCTCGATCACCTCACGATCTCCGTAGTGGCCGAGTCACGTTCTACCGTCGACAGAACGTCCCTCGACGGATCGTCGAGGATCGGCTGAACGCGAGCGAGAACATTCTGGATAAGCACTATGATCGTCGTAGCGAGCCTGAAAAGGCCGAACAGCGTTCCGAATATCTCCCCGACTTCTGA